The Pelagibaculum spongiae genome contains the following window.
CGATTTAACGGCAAATGAATCAGTCCCATGCTACGACGGGTTAATTTCTGTTCAAATTCATCACCAATCGGACGGGTCATTAATACTGAAACATACAAGTCATGGCGATCCCACGAAGCTTCAATCGGGATATCTAAAATCGTGCCATTTTGGTCCATATCGACCCATTTAAGCCACAATGGTCGGTCTGCTTCAACTTGAACTAAAGCCTGAAATTTTAGAGTTTTTCCATCGGATTTGGATGGTAAATACGGCGGCTTAATACTGAGCTGTACTATTTCTCCAACCAGATATGATGGTTTATCTAATGCTAGGGTGATTTTATCTGGACGGGAAGCGTGATTCCCTTTGGAGTGCTCTTGCCAGCGCCAATACCATTCACGACCGGCTCGCAACCTTACTTTGGTTAGCAGATTACTGTCTGGGTCTCTTACTTCCAGACGATAATCGCCCCACTTTAATGGCAGCGCTAAATTGGCAGGCTTACTACCATCTAAAGTCACCTTTTGGCGTAACACATCATATTCACGATAATTAGCGTGGTATTTCCAGCCACTATTTGAATATTCCCAATAGCCTTCGCGATGACGGCGCACCAAAGTAACCTCTACTTCACCGGCAATCATTTGCTGTTTTTCGTTTAAACGAACCAACTGGAAATCAGTAGTTGTATTCGCTTTTGCGTATTCTTTATTAAAATCAAAGCCACTTCTAACACCAATCATATTGGCTTGAGGCCAAATTAAACGGCTCCAGCGTCGGTTGACCGCACGGCCATTTGATTCGTACAAACTACCTTGAAAGGTTAATCTTGCTGGTACTTTTAAGGGAGTTCGCTGAATCGGCAGCATTGTGGTGTATCGGCCATCTTGGTCAAGTTCAACATCGGGCAAATTAGTTGAACGAGATCCGTAACCATCGGCATTACCGAAATAATAACCTTTAAATTGTTCTAAACCGGTTTGTACTGGGCGTTGCAATACTTGTTGCTGGAAACGGTTTCCAGCAGCGGGCGCACCATACAAATAATCACCTTGTACCGTTAAAAGAAGTTGTTCATTTTCTGACAGCACCTTAGAAGCTTGTTGGCCAGTTTCATTCGCAAACGAATAACTTAACTTCATTCGTTCCGGTAGGAACTCTTCAACCTTAAATCGATAGACTACCTGCGGCCCACCACCGGGGCGAACCATCGCTAATGACCATTGACCCGTTGCAGCATTGGCAGGAATATCAAATTCATATTGGTAATAGCCTTCAGATTCAGCTGAAACACTCAGCGCAACAAACTGACGATTATCTGGCTTAATCACTGACCCGGTTAAAACGGGCTGGGCAATGAAACGACCGTCATGATCACGTAATAACATACTGAACTGAGCTTTTTCACCTGGGCGATATAAATCCCGTGGTGCATAAATCATCAATTCCTGTTCATTTTGCTGCCGTTGCCCTAAATCAAAGTCAGATAGTCCTAATGCAGTTGAATCGAGCGCTAGCATGCTCATGCTTTCATTTTGCAGTGCCAAAGCAAGTGCAGGACGATTATTGCTATCGCTCGCCTTATAATCAGCAAGAATTATCTGGCCATTATTATCGGTGGTTTGTTGACGTAAAAAACCACCTTGTGAATTCAATAAACGAATATCGACACCGGCCAGTGGCGCACCACTAGATAAGGATAATGCCGTAACACTCATTTGGTTTTTATAGCTTCGCGCATGCAAACCAATATCGCTAATTACAAATAGTTTGGTCACTGTTTCGGTTGTATAGTCACCAGCTATTTTCATTGCCGCGACATACACACCGGGTATTTTTAATGCTTCTATATCAGAAATAGGAATGCTGCGCTCAACCCGGCGATGGGTTTCAGCATCCAATTTAAAGCGCGCGCTATAAACTAGGTCAGTTTGCTTGGGCAGACTCTTTAATAGTTGCCACTTCCAAGATCTGTTGTAGTTCTGTAGCAAATCCAATAGCGATGATTCTTTCAAACGATGAAAATTTACATCGACTTGATCAACATCCAATGTTGCCACCGGTATAAGTCCTTCGCTACCTGGAGATAAAATAATGCCCGCATCAATGAAATTAACGGCCGGTTTTAATCGACGGGTTTTTTGAGTGAAGCTGTCAGCATTGGCAAGCTTTTGGCCGCTGGCGGCAGGCAAGCCTGCGGCAACTTTGATTTTGTACTGGGTGTAAGGCTTAGTATTTACCAGGCATAACATTCTGCCGTCATCTTCTACTGCCCAACTTGACTGGCCATAGATAGGCGAACCGCTCTTCTTACGATCCTTTGAATAGGCTTCAATATACGACGATAGATCCTTGCTCTGATCGGCAGGTTGGTTGAATGCAAGACAAAGGTAGTTTCTGCCGTCAATCTGACGTTCTGCTAGGTCTGCAATTTTGAAGTCACTCGCTTGCACCTGAAAGCAAACCAGCATGAGTATCCCGAAAATCAAACGTCTCACTGAGCCACTCCGTGATCTAATTTTCAATCAGTGTAACGTGATTAATCAGCATAGATAAATGACACAGGGGTGGGTGAAAGCGCCTTTTAAGGACAAATCATTAAAATAGGTCTTTGGGAGTACGATCACTTTCAGATGAGTGCTATCGTTATATGAAACGAGAATATTTGAAGTTTCAGTCGCTTGGTTGCAATTAGCAGGCAATTAAATAAAGGCCTTTTTCCTTAAGCCAGAACACTATTTTCATCTCGAATTCTGGGTAAGTTTCTAGCCTAATCTATTTTTCGCTATAACTTTATCAACTAGCTTGCTAGTAAAGACCATGCAATCAACAGCATAACCACACCTATCAAAGCTTCAAAAACCTTCCAGGCGTTGGGCAAATCAAATATCGGTTTTAATAACCGA
Protein-coding sequences here:
- a CDS encoding alpha-2-macroglobulin family protein — encoded protein: MRRLIFGILMLVCFQVQASDFKIADLAERQIDGRNYLCLAFNQPADQSKDLSSYIEAYSKDRKKSGSPIYGQSSWAVEDDGRMLCLVNTKPYTQYKIKVAAGLPAASGQKLANADSFTQKTRRLKPAVNFIDAGIILSPGSEGLIPVATLDVDQVDVNFHRLKESSLLDLLQNYNRSWKWQLLKSLPKQTDLVYSARFKLDAETHRRVERSIPISDIEALKIPGVYVAAMKIAGDYTTETVTKLFVISDIGLHARSYKNQMSVTALSLSSGAPLAGVDIRLLNSQGGFLRQQTTDNNGQIILADYKASDSNNRPALALALQNESMSMLALDSTALGLSDFDLGQRQQNEQELMIYAPRDLYRPGEKAQFSMLLRDHDGRFIAQPVLTGSVIKPDNRQFVALSVSAESEGYYQYEFDIPANAATGQWSLAMVRPGGGPQVVYRFKVEEFLPERMKLSYSFANETGQQASKVLSENEQLLLTVQGDYLYGAPAAGNRFQQQVLQRPVQTGLEQFKGYYFGNADGYGSRSTNLPDVELDQDGRYTTMLPIQRTPLKVPARLTFQGSLYESNGRAVNRRWSRLIWPQANMIGVRSGFDFNKEYAKANTTTDFQLVRLNEKQQMIAGEVEVTLVRRHREGYWEYSNSGWKYHANYREYDVLRQKVTLDGSKPANLALPLKWGDYRLEVRDPDSNLLTKVRLRAGREWYWRWQEHSKGNHASRPDKITLALDKPSYLVGEIVQLSIKPPYLPSKSDGKTLKFQALVQVEADRPLWLKWVDMDQNGTILDIPIEASWDRHDLYVSVLMTRPIGDEFEQKLTRRSMGLIHLPLNRQSRTLQIAMDLPQKSMPNKKLNVPVTVTAEMGVTPENIQVTIAAVDHGVLSLTDFETPDPLDYFFGRRAYQVQARDIYHQLIKPTVAKHATLRFGGDAPARGGKRNVSDVQIVSLFSGPVKLDEKGKGNVIFDLPDFSGKLKFMAVAFSDQMLGSTEQDLTVATPVVAQIAMPRFIAKGDISMVALDLNNISGISQTVTASFVASEGLQFKGKQSFTVSLNDRQKQTIKLPMKANKWNGLGKIQLSIEGIQYQGEQITLPEKSWKIAIRPPWPAETFVQQEEILPGEFISMLIEESADIDPDSLQASLLISDAAALDVASYVRSLLHYPYGCLEQTLSSAQPWLLANRPELSSFNIKPVSQAKRTKAMEIAMERLQRKQKSNGGFGLWSDRSPEEQWLTVFALDFFQQAQSQGFPVDASMMLKAAGRVQEYLKLGAVRSRYSDENDHYKFATRAYAAYVLSKNNQASLGDMRRLFDRFRKNAQSPLPLAQLGLALIRQGDKKRGDLAIEEAFTVEPRKYFWSQDYGSRIRDRALMIALLIEDGYQVSKARLQSFELAEDLKGDSWLSTQEQYALVRAALSLQSSAEDSWQLQVDAANQQNISGTGSQRTAVEYPQLLQPMLLSSQQALFARLEVSGYRTVSPPQFSNKINIERKYYDETGQPIQLEFLRSGDLVVVELLVNSEDKVPDALVVDLLPAGLELENQNLSGSIRLQQINIDGKPISERKQATTIEHEEYRDDRYVAAVNLRRNREARLYYLARAVTPGRYKVPAASVESMYHPEIRANGRSDQIVEILGQ